The following are encoded together in the Hydractinia symbiolongicarpus strain clone_291-10 chromosome 14, HSymV2.1, whole genome shotgun sequence genome:
- the LOC130625994 gene encoding uncharacterized protein LOC130625994: MNELRQVLYASVFLTVCYAVNNGGPTIRGTTISNKSGVDKYCKNNPSKCPILKYKRNDTVADNNIQNNKNGSAGIAKRFRSGVIADLKRLRRETKNILKRTFIKKQKKKQSTRQRLRSKY; encoded by the exons ATGAATGAACTTAGACAGGTGTTATATGCCTCAGTTTTTCTTACAGTGTGTTACGCTGTTAACAATGGGGGACCGACTATTCGAGGTACTACGATTTCAAAT AAATCAGGAGTCGACAAATACTGCAAAAATAATCCAAGCAAATGTCCTATATTAAAATACAAGAGAAATGATACTGTAGCTGACAATAACatccaaaacaataaaaatggtAGCGCTGGAATTGCCAAAAGGTTTAGATCAGGCGTTATTGCCGATTTGAAAAGATTACGACGAgagacaaaaaatatattaaaacgaacatttattaaaaagcaaaaaaaaaagcaaTCAACCCGCCAAAGACTTAGATCAAAATACTAA